From Pseudomonas sp. stari2, a single genomic window includes:
- a CDS encoding PA5502 family lipoprotein, translating to MKPFASRYLLLVAFSMLLGACQSTPPVAEVPDARATAIAQLEQSLASSELATAEDQLAALQAETPNDQSLEQYQRQLAEAYLRRSQIVLQKGDVNAAATALARARALMPKAPALTGGVNGAITEARKAELEKAEAALQAAEAKPKAKVIDPTAESTTVALNITDSRKLRRQLDAIAADVVNYDCAVSIQAPRTNDYPWLATLITKRVKKLDPDFDLKIEKQILRTVPAQMVLSPRKP from the coding sequence ATGAAGCCGTTCGCCTCCCGTTATCTGCTCCTTGTCGCATTTTCAATGCTGCTGGGCGCCTGCCAAAGCACGCCGCCGGTGGCCGAAGTCCCCGATGCGCGGGCCACGGCCATCGCACAGCTGGAGCAAAGCCTGGCCAGCAGCGAACTGGCCACTGCCGAAGACCAACTGGCAGCCTTGCAGGCCGAAACACCCAACGATCAATCCCTGGAGCAATACCAGCGTCAGTTGGCCGAAGCCTATCTGCGCCGCAGCCAGATCGTCCTGCAAAAGGGCGATGTGAATGCTGCCGCAACCGCTTTGGCCCGTGCCCGCGCGCTGATGCCCAAGGCCCCGGCGCTGACTGGTGGCGTCAACGGCGCCATCACCGAAGCGCGCAAGGCTGAGCTGGAGAAAGCCGAAGCAGCGCTCCAGGCCGCTGAAGCCAAGCCGAAGGCCAAGGTGATCGATCCGACTGCCGAAAGCACCACGGTTGCGCTGAATATCACCGATAGCCGCAAACTTCGCCGCCAACTGGATGCGATCGCCGCCGATGTGGTGAATTACGACTGTGCGGTGAGCATTCAGGCCCCGCGCACCAATGATTACCCGTGGCTGGCGACGTTGATCACCAAGCGCGTGAAGAAGCTTGATCCGGATTTCGATTTGAAGATCGAGAAGCAGATTCTGCGCACGGTGCCGGCGCAGATGGTTCTGAGCCCGCGCAAACCTTGA
- the znuB gene encoding zinc ABC transporter permease subunit ZnuB, with translation MADFLFYALLAGLALAVVAGPLGSFVVWRRMAYFGDTLSHAALLGVALGFLLDVSPTVAVTVGCLLLAVLLVTLQQRQPLASDTLLGILAPSTLSLGLVVLSFMHEVRIDLMAYLFGDLLAISPTDLAWILGGSAAVLVLLVTLWRPLLAITVHEELARVEGLPVAGLRMALMLLIAVVIAVAMKIVGVLLITSLLIIPAAAAQRHARSPEQMALGASLLGMLAVCGGLALSWFKDTPAGPSIVVTAAALFLLSFVLPRRGV, from the coding sequence GGTCTGGCGCTGGCGGTGGTCGCGGGGCCGCTGGGCTCGTTCGTGGTCTGGCGGCGCATGGCCTATTTCGGCGACACCCTGTCCCACGCCGCGCTGCTCGGCGTGGCGCTGGGCTTTCTGCTGGATGTCAGCCCGACCGTCGCGGTCACCGTGGGCTGCCTGTTGCTGGCGGTGCTGCTGGTGACCCTGCAACAGCGTCAGCCGCTGGCGTCCGACACGTTGCTGGGCATTCTTGCGCCGAGCACGCTCTCTCTCGGCCTGGTAGTACTAAGCTTCATGCATGAAGTGCGGATCGACCTGATGGCCTACCTGTTCGGCGACCTGCTGGCGATCAGCCCGACTGATCTTGCGTGGATCCTCGGCGGCAGCGCGGCGGTGCTGGTGTTGCTGGTGACGCTATGGCGGCCGTTGCTGGCGATCACCGTGCACGAAGAACTGGCCCGGGTCGAAGGCCTGCCGGTGGCCGGTTTGCGCATGGCGTTGATGTTGCTGATCGCGGTGGTGATCGCCGTGGCGATGAAAATCGTCGGTGTGTTGCTGATTACGTCTCTGTTGATCATCCCGGCGGCTGCGGCACAACGTCACGCCCGTTCGCCGGAGCAGATGGCACTGGGCGCGAGCCTGCTGGGCATGCTCGCCGTGTGTGGCGGGCTGGCGCTGTCCTGGTTCAAGGACACCCCGGCCGGTCCGTCAATCGTTGTGACGGCGGCCGCACTGTTTCTGCTGAGTTTTGTTCTGCCCCGTCGAGGGGTGTAG